In the genome of Cydia strobilella chromosome Z, ilCydStro3.1, whole genome shotgun sequence, one region contains:
- the LOC134754708 gene encoding uncharacterized protein LOC134754708, which yields MFTIFAVDDRSHVYKLFSRVITNRLARRFDDFQPPEQAGFRKGYSTVDHIHALRQVIQKTEEYNLPLWLAFVDYEKAFDSIETWAVLQYLQRCQIDYRSKSIPLQRGVRQGDVISPKLFTAALEDAFKVLDCKGRGINVNGRSNFEKEVTRRIRLGWAAFGKLQSIFSSKLPQCLKSKVFDQCVLPMMTYGSETWALTMGLIRRLKVTQRAMERAMLGVSLRDRVRNDDIRSR from the exons atgtttacaatatttgCAGTTGATGACAG GTCGcatgtctacaagctgttttcgagagtcatcacgaaccgcctcgcacgcaggtttgacgacttccagcctcccgaacaagcaggtttccgtaaaggctatagtaccgtagaccacatacatgcgttgcggcaggttatacagaagactgaggagtataacctccccctttggcttgcatttgtggactacgagaaagccttcgattcgatcgaaacttgggctgtgctgcagtatctccaaaggtgccaaattgactaccg ctcgaagtctattccattgcagcggggagtcagacaaggagatgtaatctccccaaagctgttcaccgctgcattggaggatgccttcaaggttctggactgtaaaggacgaggcatcaatgtaaatg gtaggtccaacttcgagaaagaggtcactcgtcgaatccgactcggttgggcagcgttcgggaagctccaaagtatcttttcgtccaaattgccgcagtgtcttaagtcaaaagtctttgaccagtgtgtgttgccaatgatgacatacggatctgagacgtgggcgctaacgatgggcctcataagaaggctcaaggtcacgcaaagggcaatggagagagctatgctcggggtttctctgcgtgatagagtcagaaatgatgatatccgcagtaga